A section of the Polynucleobacter sp. AP-Sving-400A-A2 genome encodes:
- a CDS encoding lipocalin family protein has product MKKIYSLIALLAFGLTHNLAIAQGDQKQVAPIKTISSLDVPRYQGTWYEIAKFPNWFQRKCIADTNATYKIKDDGNVSVTNRCTFENGEKGEAMGTARQIGNSTSPTLEVRFAPAWLGFLPMVWGDYWVIDIDPEYQLAAVSDPRRQYLWILSRTKTVEPKKYQALLNRLVNDNGFSLEQLSLTPQN; this is encoded by the coding sequence ATGAAAAAAATCTACTCTCTCATCGCCCTGCTAGCATTTGGTCTAACTCACAATCTTGCAATTGCGCAAGGTGATCAAAAGCAAGTTGCGCCTATTAAAACTATTTCATCACTCGATGTACCTCGCTACCAAGGTACATGGTATGAGATCGCCAAATTTCCAAATTGGTTTCAAAGAAAATGTATAGCCGATACCAATGCCACCTATAAGATCAAGGATGATGGCAATGTCAGCGTCACTAATCGCTGCACCTTTGAAAATGGTGAAAAAGGCGAGGCCATGGGTACTGCAAGGCAAATTGGCAACTCCACCTCCCCCACCCTGGAGGTTCGCTTTGCTCCAGCTTGGCTCGGATTTTTGCCAATGGTCTGGGGAGATTATTGGGTAATCGATATCGACCCCGAATATCAGTTAGCAGCCGTGAGTGACCCCAGAAGGCAATACCTTTGGATTCTCTCCCGCACCAAGACGGTTGAACCCAAAAAGTATCAGGCGCTGCTAAACCGCCTAGTAAATGACAACGGCTTCAGTCTCGAACAACTGAGCCTGACACCGCAAAATTAA
- a CDS encoding Coenzyme F420 hydrogenase/dehydrogenase, beta subunit C-terminal domain — MTLDTAPYRSLCTDCGISRTSNPKRCGDACQFIKPKYPELETQVHGRPRDVNRPDELHFGPFTKMLRAGLKNPSTGAQWTGITTRIGERLLETGAVDAILTMTEDPNDRWKPLPIIIDKASDMAKCRGMRMGYAPLLSLLEPAIAKGYKKMAVIGIPCQVYALRALEKELGLEKLYVIGTPCSDNTTTENFHHFLSLISSEPEEINYLEFRADYHVEVRFKNGKKKEIPFLQLPLSTLPNDFFPLTCRTCVDYTNVLSDITVGYMGGQGEQWLIVRNHRGEELLNLLGDEVTTSAPGTAGKRHSAVVGFMKNVERAAGGLPLRKMPNWLRPIVGWLMPKIGPRGLEFARTRVEMKAIETVLHLRREEPAKMASMIPNHIWPLVEPYGIKPTKSETHKTLE; from the coding sequence GTGACACTGGATACAGCACCATATCGAAGCTTGTGTACTGACTGCGGGATCTCTCGTACCAGTAATCCAAAACGCTGTGGTGACGCTTGCCAGTTCATCAAGCCGAAATATCCCGAACTAGAAACACAGGTACACGGTAGACCCAGAGATGTGAATCGACCAGATGAACTTCATTTTGGTCCATTCACCAAAATGCTGCGTGCAGGACTTAAAAATCCGAGTACGGGCGCTCAGTGGACAGGCATTACCACTCGCATTGGTGAACGCTTACTGGAGACTGGCGCAGTTGATGCCATTCTGACCATGACTGAGGATCCTAACGATCGCTGGAAGCCATTACCCATCATTATTGATAAAGCATCTGATATGGCTAAATGTCGTGGCATGAGAATGGGATACGCACCGCTACTCTCTCTGTTGGAGCCAGCCATTGCCAAGGGTTACAAGAAAATGGCAGTCATCGGCATCCCTTGTCAGGTTTACGCCTTAAGAGCGCTTGAAAAAGAATTGGGGCTTGAAAAACTCTACGTCATTGGGACGCCCTGCTCAGATAACACGACGACAGAAAACTTTCATCACTTTCTATCGCTCATTAGTTCGGAGCCCGAAGAGATTAACTATCTTGAATTTAGGGCCGACTATCATGTTGAGGTTCGTTTTAAAAATGGCAAGAAGAAAGAAATACCATTTCTTCAATTACCGCTGTCCACTTTACCAAATGACTTCTTTCCTTTAACCTGCCGCACTTGTGTTGATTACACTAACGTTCTATCAGATATTACGGTTGGCTATATGGGTGGGCAGGGAGAGCAATGGCTCATCGTGCGTAATCACCGTGGTGAAGAACTACTTAATTTACTTGGGGATGAAGTCACAACATCTGCTCCGGGTACTGCAGGTAAACGTCACTCTGCCGTTGTAGGTTTTATGAAGAATGTCGAACGCGCTGCAGGCGGACTCCCTTTAAGAAAAATGCCGAATTGGTTAAGACCAATTGTGGGATGGTTGATGCCAAAGATTGGTCCCCGTGGCTTGGAGTTTGCTCGAACCCGGGTAGAAATGAAAGCAATTGAAACAGTACTCCATCTCAGAAGAGAGGAGCCCGCAAAAATGGCTTCGATGATTCCGAATCATATCTGGCCACTAGTTGAGCCCTATGGTATCAAGCCGACTAAATCTGAAACTCATAAAACCCTAGAATAA
- the dxs gene encoding 1-deoxy-D-xylulose-5-phosphate synthase — MLKATNLLHTINSSQELKQLEQSQLPLLADELREFILQSVASTGGHLSSNLGTVELAIALHYVFDTPEDRIVWDVGHQSYAHKILTGRREMMPSLRQFGGLSGFPKRSESPYDAFGTAHSSTSISAALGMAVASKVKGEKRNVVAVIGDGSMSAGMAYEGLNNAGVDKSIPLIVILNDNEMSISPAVGALNRYLAKLISGSLYGATKKGLDKMLSYTPPLREFAKRLEGHAKGMIGPATIFEEFGFDYYGPIDGHNLADLVVTLSNLKKIAQTDGPQFLHIVTKKGKGYERAESNPISYHGPGKFNPSEGLKPSAPGKKTYTEVFGEWLCDMAKQDERLIGITPAMREGSGLVQFEKQFPNRYFDVGIAEQHAVTFAAGIACEGLKPVVAIYSTFLQRGYDQLIHDVTLQNLPIVFAIDRAGMVGADGPTHAGVFDIAFLRCLPNLVVMTPSNQADCRNMLTTAFSLNGPSVVRYPRGSGEGPEASQALETIPVGKGSIVRSIKNPEAVEKKIAFVCFGPLLYSALKAADELDATVADMRFVKPLDEALLLDLAKNHDALVFIEDSAIQGGAGSACLEVLSSHHVQIPTLQIGLPDEYVEHGDINLLLDLYGLSPKKIQIKVQEHFQLTL; from the coding sequence ATGCTTAAGGCGACTAACTTACTTCATACAATTAATTCTTCACAAGAATTAAAGCAGCTCGAGCAGTCTCAATTGCCACTATTGGCAGATGAACTACGTGAATTTATCCTCCAGTCTGTTGCCAGTACTGGTGGACACCTGTCTTCCAATTTGGGAACAGTGGAGCTGGCAATTGCCCTGCATTATGTTTTTGATACGCCTGAAGATCGCATTGTGTGGGACGTAGGGCACCAAAGTTATGCCCATAAAATTTTGACTGGGCGCAGAGAGATGATGCCGAGTTTGCGTCAGTTTGGAGGATTATCTGGATTTCCGAAACGCTCAGAAAGTCCATATGATGCTTTTGGCACGGCACATTCTTCCACTAGTATTTCAGCGGCTCTTGGGATGGCAGTGGCCAGCAAAGTTAAAGGGGAAAAGCGGAATGTAGTAGCAGTGATTGGGGATGGCTCAATGAGCGCTGGCATGGCCTACGAGGGTTTAAATAATGCCGGGGTTGATAAATCGATTCCCTTAATCGTGATTCTGAATGATAACGAAATGTCGATTTCTCCAGCTGTTGGAGCCCTTAATCGATATTTAGCAAAACTCATTAGCGGCTCTCTTTATGGCGCCACTAAAAAAGGCTTGGATAAGATGCTTTCCTACACGCCTCCGTTGAGAGAGTTTGCTAAACGACTTGAAGGTCATGCTAAGGGGATGATTGGACCGGCCACTATTTTTGAGGAGTTTGGTTTTGACTACTATGGCCCAATCGATGGTCATAATCTGGCTGATTTAGTTGTGACGCTGAGTAATTTGAAAAAAATTGCTCAGACTGATGGACCACAATTCTTGCATATCGTTACCAAGAAAGGTAAAGGATACGAGAGGGCGGAGTCCAATCCGATTTCATATCATGGCCCGGGAAAATTTAATCCTAGTGAAGGTCTTAAGCCTTCTGCGCCAGGCAAAAAAACCTATACCGAAGTCTTTGGTGAGTGGCTGTGTGATATGGCCAAGCAAGATGAACGTCTTATTGGTATTACGCCAGCAATGCGCGAGGGTTCGGGCCTAGTTCAGTTTGAGAAGCAATTTCCCAATCGTTACTTTGATGTTGGAATTGCAGAGCAACATGCGGTTACTTTTGCGGCTGGTATTGCGTGTGAAGGGCTAAAGCCAGTAGTAGCAATCTACTCTACCTTTTTACAAAGAGGTTACGACCAGCTCATACACGATGTGACATTGCAGAATTTGCCAATTGTCTTTGCCATTGACCGAGCTGGTATGGTCGGTGCAGATGGGCCAACCCATGCTGGTGTATTTGATATTGCTTTTTTAAGATGTTTGCCAAACTTAGTCGTCATGACGCCGTCAAATCAGGCGGATTGTAGAAATATGCTGACGACTGCTTTTAGTTTGAATGGCCCTTCTGTAGTGCGCTATCCACGCGGATCTGGTGAGGGTCCAGAGGCATCTCAGGCACTGGAGACCATTCCTGTTGGAAAGGGATCCATTGTTCGTTCGATAAAAAACCCAGAGGCTGTTGAAAAAAAGATTGCCTTTGTTTGCTTCGGCCCATTGCTCTACAGTGCGCTGAAAGCGGCAGATGAGCTAGATGCCACTGTTGCTGATATGCGCTTTGTGAAGCCCTTAGACGAAGCATTGCTGCTAGATCTTGCAAAAAATCATGATGCTTTGGTTTTTATAGAAGATAGCGCAATTCAGGGGGGAGCAGGTAGCGCCTGTTTAGAGGTGCTGTCTAGTCATCATGTTCAGATACCCACTCTACAAATTGGCTTGCCTGATGAGTATGTTGAGCACGGCGATATCAATCTGCTCTTAGATTTATATGGGCTATCCCCAAAGAAAATCCAGATCAAAGTACAAGAGCATTTTCAATTAACACTCTAA
- a CDS encoding light-harvesting protein: MIYGKMWTVVRPTVGIPLFLGAVAVGSFSVHLALLNNTTWVKGFLEGGQAAKATAASTAPAAPLAKK, from the coding sequence ATGATCTACGGAAAAATGTGGACTGTTGTAAGGCCAACTGTTGGTATTCCATTGTTTTTGGGTGCAGTAGCTGTTGGTTCTTTTTCAGTGCATTTAGCACTATTAAATAATACAACCTGGGTGAAAGGTTTTTTAGAGGGTGGTCAAGCTGCAAAAGCTACCGCCGCCTCTACGGCACCTGCAGCACCATTAGCAAAAAAATAA
- the hemA gene encoding glutamyl-tRNA reductase — MQIMNLGVNHHTAPIDIRESVAIAPENLRDSLLDLRNYLKGKHSDVMPEVAILSTCNRMEIYCAANDATYPEHYLEERTFDWLTSQKRLQGDALKPYIYSAKETDAVKHVFRVGCGMDSMVLGETQILGQMKKAVELADQVGTLGSYLKPLFHKTFSVAKAVRSSTDIGTHSVSMAGASVRLAERIFGDLKNSKILFIGAGEMIQLCASHFAGKRPKEIAISNRTVDRGDEMARVFAAKGLQTDSFPLQSLPTRLHDFDVIVSCTASTLPIIGMGMIKTALKARNSRPIVLIDLAVPRDIEPEIRSLKDAYLYSVDDLGGVVNEGRNIRELSMADAEIIIDKGVSEFFQTLQKRTLVPIIQSLQTTAERLKEIELEKAVRRIKKGEDPVEVLSIMAQALANKFMHAPINALQNSPNNEIEDFKRILSSIYSQK, encoded by the coding sequence ATGCAAATAATGAATCTTGGTGTCAACCACCATACAGCTCCAATTGATATTCGGGAAAGTGTTGCTATTGCCCCAGAAAACTTACGGGACTCCTTATTGGATCTTCGTAATTACTTAAAAGGGAAACATTCAGATGTGATGCCAGAGGTGGCTATTTTATCGACCTGCAATCGCATGGAGATTTATTGCGCTGCTAATGACGCTACCTATCCTGAGCATTATTTAGAAGAGCGCACTTTTGATTGGCTGACTTCTCAAAAGCGTTTGCAGGGTGATGCATTAAAGCCCTATATTTATTCTGCAAAAGAGACTGATGCTGTAAAGCATGTATTTAGAGTGGGCTGTGGAATGGACTCCATGGTGTTGGGTGAGACTCAAATATTGGGTCAAATGAAGAAGGCTGTGGAATTAGCTGACCAAGTGGGCACACTAGGATCGTATCTAAAACCTTTATTCCATAAAACCTTTTCAGTTGCTAAAGCGGTTCGATCCTCAACGGATATTGGTACGCATTCAGTATCCATGGCCGGCGCTTCTGTTCGCTTGGCCGAACGCATTTTCGGCGATCTTAAGAACTCCAAAATTTTATTTATTGGTGCAGGTGAGATGATTCAGCTATGCGCATCTCACTTTGCCGGTAAGAGGCCAAAAGAAATTGCGATCAGTAACCGCACAGTTGATCGTGGTGATGAGATGGCAAGAGTTTTTGCTGCAAAAGGTTTGCAAACAGATTCTTTTCCATTGCAATCTTTACCAACTCGCCTACATGATTTTGATGTCATTGTTTCTTGTACGGCAAGTACATTACCTATCATTGGTATGGGCATGATTAAAACAGCCTTGAAAGCCAGAAATAGTAGGCCAATTGTGCTGATCGATTTAGCGGTACCACGTGATATCGAGCCAGAGATTCGATCCCTCAAAGATGCCTATCTATATTCAGTCGATGACTTGGGTGGCGTTGTCAATGAAGGTCGTAATATTCGCGAGCTCTCTATGGCGGATGCTGAAATCATTATCGATAAAGGCGTCAGTGAATTTTTTCAGACACTTCAAAAAAGAACGCTAGTGCCGATTATTCAATCCTTGCAGACCACTGCAGAGCGGCTTAAGGAAATTGAATTAGAAAAAGCAGTTCGTCGCATTAAAAAGGGTGAAGATCCCGTTGAGGTTCTATCCATCATGGCTCAGGCCTTGGCCAACAAATTTATGCATGCCCCTATTAACGCATTACAAAATTCACCGAATAATGAGATTGAAGACTTTAAACGAATCCTCTCTAGCATCTACTCTCAAAAATAA
- a CDS encoding geranylgeranyl diphosphate reductase — translation MSTLETFDVVVVGGGPTGATAASDLAKKGRKVLLLDRMGRIKPCGGAIPPRLIKDFEIPDELLVAKANCARMIAPSDKTVDMHIEGGFVGMVDRDKFDEFLRVRAANDGAERRTGIFEKLSRDEDGCSVVHYVVRGAKQGLPDHMMSVRARAVIGADGAKSGVGRQAIPGAKDVEYVFAYHEIVKVPENPPADFDGSRCDVFYQGALSPDFYGWIFPHGNTMSIGTGTADKGFSLRSAVGALKKQAGLEGAEMLRHEGAPLPMKPLKKWDNGRDVVLAGDAAGVVAPASGEGIYYGMYGGRVAAEAVEELLVTGNGKVLANARKKFMKEHGTVFLVLGIMQRFWYNSDKRRERFVKMCEDKDVQRLTFESYMNKKLVRRDPMAHIKIFFKDTAHLLGFAKV, via the coding sequence ATGAGTACTTTAGAAACTTTTGATGTCGTAGTTGTTGGTGGTGGTCCTACTGGAGCTACTGCTGCAAGTGACCTTGCTAAGAAAGGTCGAAAAGTACTCTTATTGGATCGCATGGGCCGAATTAAGCCTTGCGGTGGTGCTATCCCTCCACGCTTGATTAAGGATTTTGAAATCCCCGATGAGCTTTTAGTAGCTAAGGCCAATTGCGCCAGAATGATTGCTCCATCAGATAAGACGGTAGATATGCATATTGAGGGCGGCTTTGTGGGGATGGTCGATCGCGATAAGTTTGACGAATTTTTGCGCGTCCGTGCTGCCAACGATGGCGCCGAAAGAAGAACCGGTATTTTTGAAAAACTCAGCAGAGATGAAGATGGTTGCTCAGTGGTGCATTATGTCGTTCGCGGTGCTAAGCAGGGATTGCCTGATCATATGATGTCTGTACGTGCTAGAGCAGTGATTGGTGCAGATGGCGCTAAATCAGGAGTCGGACGCCAAGCTATTCCAGGTGCGAAGGATGTGGAATATGTTTTCGCTTATCACGAGATCGTCAAGGTCCCTGAAAATCCGCCAGCAGACTTTGATGGCAGCCGTTGCGATGTGTTTTATCAAGGCGCTTTATCCCCTGATTTTTATGGCTGGATATTCCCTCACGGTAATACCATGAGCATTGGTACAGGTACGGCTGATAAAGGTTTCTCTTTGCGCAGTGCAGTTGGCGCACTAAAGAAACAAGCCGGTCTTGAGGGCGCTGAAATGTTACGACACGAAGGTGCACCTCTTCCAATGAAACCATTAAAGAAGTGGGATAACGGTAGAGATGTAGTGTTGGCTGGCGATGCTGCTGGAGTAGTTGCTCCAGCCTCTGGGGAAGGGATTTACTACGGTATGTATGGTGGCCGTGTTGCTGCAGAAGCAGTAGAAGAACTACTCGTTACTGGCAATGGCAAGGTTTTAGCAAATGCCCGTAAAAAATTTATGAAAGAACACGGTACCGTGTTCTTAGTTCTCGGAATCATGCAGCGTTTTTGGTACAACAGCGATAAACGTCGCGAGCGCTTTGTCAAAATGTGTGAAGATAAAGATGTACAGCGCCTAACCTTTGAATCATATATGAATAAAAAACTTGTACGCCGTGACCCTATGGCGCACATCAAGATTTTCTTTAAAGATACTGCGCATTTATTAGGTTTTGCGAAAGTTTAA
- a CDS encoding NnrU family protein, protein MSLLIIGLIIFLGSHSCRIFAEPWRNHMIDRLGEVKWKGLYTIISLIGLVLIVIGYGQARQTPVVLWQPATYLTHIAILLNLVAFIFLAGSSPNNNAIRLKLKHPMILGVKVWALAHLLANGTLVDLILFGSFLLWAVLDFRSARKRPIHMPEKAVISTKATITVVVTGIVIWAAFIFGLHQYLIGVSPLGSR, encoded by the coding sequence ATGTCTTTACTCATCATTGGTCTTATTATTTTTCTTGGTAGTCATTCTTGTCGCATCTTTGCTGAACCGTGGCGTAATCACATGATTGATCGCTTAGGTGAGGTGAAATGGAAGGGTCTGTACACCATCATCTCCTTGATTGGATTGGTATTGATCGTCATTGGCTACGGACAAGCGAGACAAACACCCGTCGTTCTGTGGCAACCTGCTACTTACCTTACCCATATTGCCATCCTATTAAATCTGGTTGCCTTTATTTTCCTGGCGGGTAGTTCACCAAACAATAATGCTATCCGGCTAAAGCTAAAGCATCCAATGATTTTGGGTGTCAAAGTATGGGCGCTTGCACACCTGTTAGCAAACGGCACCCTAGTAGACCTGATTTTATTTGGATCCTTTTTACTGTGGGCAGTGTTGGATTTCCGTTCAGCTAGAAAGCGCCCTATTCACATGCCAGAAAAGGCGGTGATAAGTACTAAAGCAACCATTACTGTTGTTGTCACAGGAATTGTGATTTGGGCTGCGTTTATTTTTGGACTACATCAATATCTCATTGGAGTTTCGCCGCTGGGATCCAGATAA
- a CDS encoding glutathione peroxidase codes for MMLPNIPLKRLDGAQENLQDYAGKVLLIVNVASRCGFTPQYRDLQNLYKENKAYGLEILGFPCNQFGAQEPGSADEIQNFCSASYGVTFPMFEKIDVNGASEHPLYAFLKEQAPGILGTTGIKWNFTKFLVSKDGQSVTRLASADGASKMAEAIKKEL; via the coding sequence ATTATGTTGCCGAATATCCCCCTCAAAAGACTCGATGGAGCCCAAGAAAATCTACAAGACTATGCAGGCAAGGTGCTTCTCATCGTCAACGTAGCTAGTCGTTGCGGGTTTACACCGCAATACCGCGATCTACAAAATTTGTATAAAGAAAATAAAGCCTATGGCCTGGAAATTTTAGGATTTCCTTGCAATCAATTTGGCGCTCAAGAGCCTGGCTCGGCGGATGAGATTCAAAACTTTTGCAGCGCCAGTTATGGCGTCACATTTCCGATGTTTGAGAAGATAGATGTGAACGGCGCTTCCGAACATCCTTTGTATGCATTTCTAAAGGAGCAGGCTCCAGGGATTTTAGGAACCACTGGCATTAAATGGAATTTCACTAAATTTCTGGTGAGCAAAGATGGTCAGTCCGTTACACGACTGGCATCTGCCGATGGCGCAAGCAAGATGGCAGAGGCGATTAAAAAAGAGCTGTAG
- a CDS encoding PucC family protein, translating into MNRFSQKFISTWANLGPRFLPFADAASAELPLGRLLRLSLFQVSVGMALVLLVGTLNRVMIVELRVPASLVSIMVALPIIFAPIRALIGFRSDTHKSALGWRRVPYIWMGTMVQFGGLAIMPFALLVLAGAGNASEAPAWIGLAAAALSFLLVGAGIHTTQTVGLALACDLAPPKAQPNIVGLIFVMLLVGMIGSALIFGQLLEVYSPGRLIQVIQGSAVVTIVLNAIALWKQESREEARARALVAREQNFKESWATFKEGGQAIRRLVAVGFGTMAFSMNDVLLEPYGGELLNMSVSATTVLTATLALGCLFGFSIASKVLSAGYDPFQMASNGAKVGIPAFILVILAAPLGSTFIFIIGVLMIGFGNGLFSHGTLTATMRYAPENQSGLALGAWGAVQATAAGIALGVGGVFRDIIASMASRNYFGEELNSPATGYCGVYLIEIILLCITIAAMANFMRPTKLVNRLHN; encoded by the coding sequence ATGAATCGTTTTAGTCAAAAATTTATCAGCACTTGGGCTAATTTAGGTCCTCGTTTTTTGCCATTCGCAGATGCTGCTTCTGCTGAACTTCCACTAGGCAGATTACTAAGACTCTCTTTGTTTCAAGTATCAGTTGGTATGGCCCTCGTGCTATTAGTCGGCACCTTAAATCGAGTGATGATTGTTGAGCTTCGTGTTCCAGCATCACTAGTATCAATTATGGTTGCCTTACCCATTATTTTTGCTCCGATTAGAGCCTTGATTGGCTTTCGCTCAGACACCCATAAATCCGCTTTAGGTTGGCGTCGTGTTCCCTATATTTGGATGGGAACGATGGTGCAATTTGGTGGCCTAGCCATCATGCCCTTTGCTTTACTGGTTTTAGCTGGTGCAGGCAATGCCAGTGAGGCACCGGCATGGATTGGCTTGGCGGCTGCGGCACTGTCATTTTTATTGGTTGGTGCTGGCATTCATACCACTCAAACAGTTGGACTGGCGTTAGCCTGCGATCTTGCGCCGCCTAAAGCACAACCCAATATTGTTGGCCTGATATTTGTGATGCTGTTAGTTGGCATGATTGGAAGTGCACTCATTTTTGGTCAGCTATTAGAAGTCTATAGTCCAGGTCGCTTAATTCAAGTCATTCAAGGTAGCGCTGTAGTCACGATTGTCTTAAATGCTATTGCTTTATGGAAACAGGAAAGTCGTGAAGAAGCCCGTGCTCGAGCACTTGTTGCCAGAGAGCAAAACTTCAAAGAATCTTGGGCTACCTTCAAGGAGGGTGGTCAAGCTATTCGACGTCTTGTTGCAGTGGGCTTTGGCACGATGGCATTTAGTATGAATGATGTTCTGCTTGAGCCCTATGGTGGTGAATTGCTCAACATGAGCGTCAGTGCTACTACGGTCTTAACAGCTACCCTAGCTCTGGGGTGCTTGTTTGGTTTCAGCATTGCATCCAAAGTGTTAAGTGCGGGCTATGATCCGTTTCAGATGGCGAGTAATGGCGCCAAAGTGGGTATTCCCGCATTTATTCTGGTGATCTTAGCTGCCCCCTTGGGCAGCACATTCATTTTTATTATCGGCGTGTTAATGATCGGGTTTGGTAATGGTCTGTTTAGCCATGGGACCCTTACTGCCACCATGAGATATGCCCCAGAAAATCAAAGTGGTTTGGCATTGGGCGCCTGGGGGGCTGTCCAAGCTACTGCTGCGGGTATTGCACTGGGTGTCGGTGGAGTATTTCGGGACATTATTGCCAGCATGGCCTCCAGAAATTATTTCGGCGAAGAACTCAATAGTCCAGCCACTGGCTACTGTGGCGTCTATCTGATAGAAATCATCCTGCTATGCATTACCATCGCTGCAATGGCCAACTTTATGCGGCCAACAAAGCTTGTCAATCGGTTGCATAATTGA
- a CDS encoding TspO/MBR family protein, with protein sequence MMIKRMVVPLAWGLTVAILGGLSTDLGPWYQALKEPFWKPPDIAFGPIWSTIFVLSGVAWVAAKYCTSDLVILGRLNILFWVNGLLNILWSVLYFRLQRPDWSLYESVFLWLSVLAILLTIRKISPKYSLYMLPYLIWVSIAIALNWDTVRLNGPFA encoded by the coding sequence ATGATGATTAAGAGAATGGTAGTGCCATTAGCCTGGGGTTTAACGGTAGCGATTTTGGGTGGCCTATCTACAGATCTAGGCCCCTGGTACCAAGCCTTAAAAGAGCCCTTTTGGAAACCTCCTGACATCGCATTTGGCCCAATCTGGTCAACTATTTTTGTTTTGTCTGGCGTAGCTTGGGTGGCAGCCAAATATTGCACTTCAGATCTTGTGATTCTGGGTCGCTTGAATATTTTGTTTTGGGTAAATGGTTTACTAAATATCCTTTGGAGCGTTCTATATTTTCGCTTACAAAGACCGGATTGGTCTTTATATGAATCCGTATTTTTATGGCTTTCAGTGCTTGCCATATTGCTGACCATTAGAAAGATTTCTCCTAAATATAGCCTGTATATGCTGCCCTATTTAATATGGGTGAGCATTGCCATTGCTTTAAACTGGGACACGGTTCGACTCAATGGACCCTTTGCCTAA
- the pufB gene encoding light-harvesting antenna LH1, beta subunit codes for MTNDTLTGLSVEEAEELHRNLIQGTQFFGMIAALAHLLAYIYSPWLK; via the coding sequence ATGACAAATGACACTCTTACAGGTCTGAGTGTTGAGGAGGCGGAAGAGTTGCATCGCAACCTCATACAAGGTACGCAATTTTTTGGGATGATTGCAGCACTCGCCCATTTACTTGCTTACATCTATTCACCTTGGTTGAAATAA